A stretch of [Clostridium] innocuum DNA encodes these proteins:
- a CDS encoding n-acetylglutamate synthase — MANENNIDYDGKSFIPKLNSANGEVSEQTVFHYHQKDTVIWAEYAGGDILKGFLIGTVDEAGMLDFTYQHLNIKKEIKIGKCHSIPVVLKANCIELHEQWQWLNGDHSKGTSILIEI, encoded by the coding sequence ATGGCAAATGAAAATAACATAGATTATGATGGAAAAAGCTTCATTCCAAAGCTTAACAGTGCGAATGGCGAGGTCAGTGAGCAGACTGTATTTCATTACCATCAAAAGGATACTGTCATATGGGCAGAATATGCAGGCGGAGATATCTTGAAGGGATTTCTGATTGGAACTGTGGATGAAGCAGGAATGCTGGACTTTACCTATCAGCACCTGAATATAAAGAAAGAAATCAAAATCGGGAAGTGCCACAGCATACCAGTTGTTCTAAAGGCTAACTGCATAGAATTACATGAGCAGTGGCAGTGGCTCAATGGTGACCACAGTAAGGGAACCTCCATTCTCATAGAAATATAA
- a CDS encoding NUDIX domain-containing protein: protein MDAYIRVGIGVLILQNGRLLLGHRVCNAADTGGIYEPDSWCLPGGKQEYGETILEDAVRETKEETNLDIKDLQVYCAVDDLQPGKHYVTIQVIARACSGTLCVMEPEKQDVWKWFPVDQLPKNIYTPSKKFIDAYLRTQKQDYLQEVRRKETL, encoded by the coding sequence ATGGATGCTTATATACGTGTAGGAATCGGTGTTTTGATTCTTCAAAACGGAAGGCTGCTACTGGGACACCGCGTATGCAATGCAGCGGATACCGGTGGGATTTATGAACCAGATTCCTGGTGTCTTCCGGGTGGAAAGCAGGAATACGGGGAGACGATTTTAGAGGATGCCGTAAGGGAAACAAAAGAGGAAACCAATCTGGATATCAAAGACTTACAGGTGTATTGTGCCGTTGATGATCTGCAGCCGGGTAAGCATTATGTCACCATTCAGGTGATAGCCCGTGCCTGCAGCGGGACGCTTTGTGTTATGGAGCCGGAAAAGCAGGATGTCTGGAAATGGTTTCCAGTCGATCAGCTTCCAAAGAACATATACACGCCTTCAAAAAAATTCATTGATGCTTATTTGAGGACACAGAAACAAGACTATTTACAAGAGGTTCGCAGGAAGGAGACCCTATGA
- a CDS encoding polysaccharide deacetylase family protein translates to MRQRKLTVILLCILLLLYAGNALVQAFNREDGIPIIGYHHIVPDADKQAFFPNNMWVISLSDFERQMQLLKEEGYHSVTLEDVYAWKMGKKDLDEKSIAITFDDGFYSTTKFAQPVLKRYGFTGSVFVIGSAIDEQHGPYDPKLRQHASHADMQDERVLQYFSHSYDLHHKNADGFRIDQLNDEQLQRDTEQAAKQGSITYYAYPYGKYNKRIQKILKDNGTRLAFGYNENRKAKRSDDSYALPRFNVNAYTRLDVFRAMLESK, encoded by the coding sequence ATGCGTCAGAGAAAGCTAACGGTCATCCTGCTTTGCATCCTGCTATTGCTGTATGCGGGAAATGCGCTTGTGCAGGCGTTTAACCGCGAGGACGGCATACCGATTATCGGCTATCACCATATTGTTCCGGATGCTGATAAACAGGCCTTCTTCCCGAACAACATGTGGGTGATCTCCCTCTCTGATTTTGAACGGCAGATGCAGCTGTTAAAGGAAGAGGGCTACCACAGTGTGACACTGGAGGATGTATATGCCTGGAAGATGGGGAAGAAAGATTTGGATGAGAAAAGTATTGCCATCACCTTTGATGACGGATTTTATTCAACGACGAAATTTGCACAGCCGGTATTGAAGCGCTATGGCTTTACCGGCTCGGTATTCGTGATTGGCTCGGCTATTGATGAGCAGCACGGTCCCTATGATCCTAAGCTTCGCCAGCATGCTTCCCATGCGGATATGCAGGATGAACGTGTGCTTCAGTATTTCTCACATTCCTATGATCTTCATCATAAGAATGCGGATGGCTTTCGCATCGATCAGCTAAACGATGAACAGCTGCAAAGGGATACGGAGCAGGCCGCAAAGCAGGGCTCTATCACCTATTACGCATATCCGTATGGGAAATATAATAAAAGAATACAGAAAATTCTAAAGGATAACGGCACGCGCCTTGCCTTTGGATACAATGAGAACCGCAAAGCAAAACGCAGTGATGATTCCTATGCACTGCCGCGGTTTAATGTCAACGCCTATACCAGACTGGATGTATTCCGCGCCATGCTGGAAAGCAAGTAA
- a CDS encoding class I SAM-dependent methyltransferase: MHLICYEGIDFPFEAVTFDMVITRYALHHFPAITQTFQEVYRVLRQKGCFFLYDQHPMKMMKNDLSMLICR, translated from the coding sequence CTGCATCTTATATGCTATGAAGGTATAGACTTTCCATTCGAAGCTGTAACCTTTGATATGGTCATAACCCGCTATGCTCTGCATCATTTTCCCGCAATTACGCAAACATTTCAGGAAGTATATCGTGTATTGCGGCAAAAAGGCTGTTTCTTTCTCTACGACCAGCACCCAATGAAGATGATGAAAAACGATTTGTCGATGCTTATATGCAGATGA
- a CDS encoding deaminase, with translation MDRAVTTLFMLMSVDGKISTGSSDEMDVDKDFPNITGVKEGLHQYYEFEQMSDLWSFNTGRVQQKMGVNEEDFPAKSPVSFVLLDNHHLTEHGIRYFCQLSKEFVLITQNPAHPAFLVKEDNLHIIMQDTLDLAGALKILKEDYGCSRLTVQSGGTLNGLFLRKKLLDYIDIVVAPILIGGKDTATLIDGASITSVDDLHALGVLKLEACDVLKNSYIRLRYKVIN, from the coding sequence ATGGATAGAGCAGTAACCACCTTGTTTATGCTGATGTCAGTAGATGGGAAAATCAGTACCGGGTCATCGGATGAAATGGATGTCGATAAAGACTTTCCTAATATAACCGGCGTTAAGGAGGGACTTCATCAATATTATGAATTTGAACAAATGAGTGATCTATGGTCCTTTAATACCGGTCGAGTTCAGCAGAAAATGGGAGTAAATGAAGAGGATTTCCCGGCAAAATCGCCTGTATCCTTTGTGTTGCTGGATAATCATCATCTAACGGAGCACGGCATTCGGTATTTCTGTCAGTTGTCCAAGGAATTTGTGTTGATTACACAAAACCCCGCACATCCGGCATTTTTAGTAAAGGAAGATAATTTACACATCATCATGCAGGATACGTTGGATCTGGCAGGCGCTTTGAAAATTTTAAAAGAGGATTATGGATGCAGTCGATTAACGGTACAGTCAGGAGGTACCTTGAACGGACTTTTTTTGAGGAAGAAATTGCTGGACTATATAGATATTGTTGTTGCCCCGATATTGATTGGCGGAAAAGATACTGCAACACTGATTGACGGAGCTTCCATCACATCTGTAGATGATTTGCATGCATTGGGAGTACTGAAGCTGGAAGCGTGTGATGTACTGAAAAATTCGTATATTCGCCTAAGATATAAAGTGATCAATTGA
- a CDS encoding HAD hydrolase family protein — protein sequence MDIIPANGGKGLGVKKVLDYVPFTKEEAIAFGDSINDIEMLQAVGTGIAMDNASQDVKAVADVICGSVREEEIYRYCKENHLI from the coding sequence GTGGATATCATTCCGGCAAATGGTGGAAAAGGACTCGGTGTCAAAAAGGTTCTGGACTATGTTCCGTTCACCAAAGAGGAAGCCATCGCCTTTGGAGATAGTATCAATGACATTGAAATGCTGCAGGCAGTTGGAACCGGCATCGCCATGGACAATGCCAGTCAGGATGTAAAGGCCGTGGCGGATGTAATCTGCGGCAGTGTCAGGGAGGAAGAAATTTACCGGTATTGTAAGGAAAATCACCTGATCTGA
- a CDS encoding GNAT family N-acetyltransferase — translation MNYENAEGCRIIQAGFQEQTLQVVRTITRETIQEIYPHYYPKGAVDFFLSHHNAAGIRQDLEAGSVYLLLNEKQLAVGTVTLKNHEICRLFVLPAHQKKGYGRRLMDFAEQKIFECTDICRFDASLPAKAIYIKRGYRESAYHIIPTENGDFLCYDVMQKTKNTDK, via the coding sequence ATGAATTACGAAAATGCGGAGGGCTGCAGAATCATTCAGGCAGGATTCCAAGAACAGACATTGCAGGTGGTACGTACGATCACCAGAGAAACGATACAGGAAATCTATCCTCACTATTATCCGAAGGGCGCAGTAGATTTTTTTCTCTCACACCATAATGCCGCAGGAATTCGTCAGGACTTGGAAGCCGGCAGTGTTTATCTTTTATTGAATGAGAAGCAGCTTGCCGTCGGTACTGTCACGCTGAAGAATCATGAGATATGCAGGCTGTTTGTTCTGCCGGCACACCAGAAAAAGGGATATGGCCGCAGGCTAATGGATTTTGCAGAGCAGAAAATATTCGAATGTACAGATATCTGTAGATTCGATGCATCACTTCCGGCAAAGGCAATCTATATCAAACGCGGCTACAGGGAAAGTGCATATCATATCATACCGACAGAAAACGGTGATTTCCTATGCTATGATGTGATGCAGAAAACAAAGAATACAGATAAATAA
- a CDS encoding DUF4177 domain-containing protein, whose amino-acid sequence MKQYEYGNVAYIMKDVVLAVTMEHRDIINDYAVKGYRYAGMIPTEISANGCIRRIDLIFEKDGIL is encoded by the coding sequence ATGAAACAATATGAATATGGTAATGTTGCTTACATAATGAAGGATGTGGTTTTGGCAGTCACGATGGAGCATCGTGATATCATAAATGACTATGCCGTAAAGGGTTACCGGTATGCTGGAATGATACCGACAGAAATCAGTGCAAACGGCTGTATCCGCAGAATCGATCTGATATTTGAAAAGGATGGGATCTTATGA
- a CDS encoding GNAT family N-acetyltransferase: MKIMEAIDRNPTLTGQLLEVWESSVKATHLFLSEEEIENIKNYVPQAIQEIPYLIIVVNEHQVPIGFMGIAEQHLEMLFISDVERGKGLGRELLTFGMEKYSVNDLAVNEQNPLAKGFYEYMGFKVYKRTECDEQGNPYPLLYMKLN; the protein is encoded by the coding sequence ATGAAAATCATGGAAGCAATAGATAGAAATCCAACACTGACAGGGCAGCTGCTAGAGGTGTGGGAAAGCTCTGTAAAAGCAACCCATCTCTTCCTGTCAGAGGAAGAAATAGAAAATATTAAGAACTATGTGCCACAGGCAATACAGGAAATACCGTATTTAATTATCGTGGTAAATGAACATCAGGTTCCCATAGGATTCATGGGAATTGCAGAGCAGCATCTTGAAATGCTCTTCATTTCTGACGTAGAAAGAGGAAAAGGCTTGGGCAGAGAATTGCTTACATTCGGAATGGAAAAATATTCAGTGAATGATCTGGCAGTAAATGAACAAAATCCTCTAGCAAAAGGGTTTTATGAATACATGGGATTTAAAGTGTATAAAAGGACAGAGTGTGATGAACAAGGCAATCCATACCCACTTTTATATATGAAATTGAATTGA
- a CDS encoding transporter, translated as MSVYFSICVSLSVGLILGAVGGGVKKKLIKKDYTQKQIARNIKFISKAAGLLKYVTCLVLLLGLLWCSYYLILGIMEPKMAEYANNMSELIVAVLSVISIMFAFVEFIRRKE; from the coding sequence ATGAGTGTATACTTTTCGATATGCGTCAGTTTATCCGTAGGTCTGATCCTAGGTGCCGTGGGCGGCGGTGTAAAAAAGAAGCTGATAAAAAAGGACTATACGCAGAAACAAATCGCAAGAAATATCAAATTCATCAGTAAAGCGGCAGGTCTGCTCAAGTATGTCACCTGCCTTGTTCTTTTGCTGGGGCTGCTCTGGTGCAGCTATTATCTCATACTTGGCATTATGGAGCCAAAGATGGCAGAGTATGCAAACAACATGTCGGAGTTGATTGTTGCTGTTCTGAGTGTTATTTCCATCATGTTTGCCTTTGTGGAATTTATCAGAAGAAAAGAGTAA
- a CDS encoding methyltransferase domain-containing protein, with protein MDMEQNSKDSIEKTKQGFEESFKKAAYYDMQTQDASHLEAILSFLPIRPGMKILDLGTGTGYLSFAIAKRYPDCEIYGLDIVAET; from the coding sequence ATGGACATGGAGCAGAATTCAAAAGACAGTATAGAGAAAACAAAACAAGGATTCGAAGAAAGCTTCAAAAAAGCAGCATATTATGATATGCAAACACAGGACGCATCACACCTGGAAGCAATCCTGAGTTTTCTACCGATACGTCCGGGCATGAAAATACTGGATCTGGGAACAGGAACAGGTTATCTTTCCTTTGCAATTGCGAAGCGATATCCGGACTGTGAAATATATGGGCTGGATATCGTTGCGGAAACATGA
- a CDS encoding pyridoxamine 5'-phosphate oxidase family protein, whose product MSDMMKDCEATIGRLIDKQTTAFVSSVDLDGFPNTKAMLSPRKRIGIQTFYFTTNTSSMRAAQYRENPKACIYFCDKRYFRGVMLIGTAEILEDTKSREMIWREGDTMYYPEGVTDPDYCVLKITVTKGRYYSNFHSETFAVPAVKPITPE is encoded by the coding sequence GTGAGTGATATGATGAAAGATTGTGAAGCAACGATTGGCAGGCTGATAGATAAACAGACAACAGCATTTGTCAGCTCCGTGGATCTGGACGGCTTTCCAAACACGAAGGCAATGCTTTCTCCGAGAAAGAGAATCGGTATTCAAACATTTTATTTTACGACAAACACATCCTCCATGCGGGCAGCACAGTACCGAGAAAACCCGAAGGCATGTATTTATTTCTGTGATAAACGCTATTTTCGAGGTGTTATGCTGATAGGAACTGCAGAAATTCTGGAGGATACTAAAAGCAGGGAAATGATATGGAGAGAAGGGGATACCATGTATTATCCTGAGGGAGTAACGGATCCGGATTATTGTGTTTTAAAGATTACTGTAACAAAGGGCAGATATTATTCCAACTTTCATTCGGAAACGTTTGCTGTACCTGCTGTGAAACCGATAACTCCTGAATAA
- a CDS encoding ATP-binding protein, with product MELGTGCSYAAKKDCAQLECGNAFSRTGLGLEIARSLLERMHGSISAEYAQNRLCICIRLPNTAEKTHTV from the coding sequence ATGGAATTAGGAACCGGTTGTTCATATGCTGCAAAGAAAGATTGTGCGCAGCTTGAATGCGGCAATGCTTTCTCGCGTACAGGCCTCGGCTTGGAAATCGCACGGAGTCTACTGGAGCGTATGCATGGCAGCATCTCTGCAGAGTATGCGCAAAATAGGCTGTGCATCTGTATACGGCTGCCAAATACTGCAGAGAAAACACATACCGTGTGA
- a CDS encoding helix-turn-helix transcriptional regulator, protein MKTRMEYTCPLELTHDVTKGKWKPIILWQLGKGRRSLSSLKKEILGITQKMLMEQLKELLEYGMVEKHTYAGYPLHVEYYLTKRGEHMLEAIAIMQEIGVEMMLEDNREEFLKEKGLI, encoded by the coding sequence TTGAAAACACGTATGGAATACACCTGTCCTCTGGAGCTGACGCATGATGTTACAAAAGGTAAATGGAAACCGATTATTCTGTGGCAGCTTGGAAAAGGGCGCCGCTCATTATCTTCCTTGAAAAAAGAAATACTGGGCATCACACAGAAAATGCTGATGGAACAGCTGAAGGAGCTTTTGGAATACGGTATGGTTGAAAAGCATACGTATGCCGGTTATCCGCTGCATGTTGAATATTATCTTACCAAGCGCGGAGAGCATATGCTGGAGGCGATTGCAATCATGCAGGAAATCGGAGTGGAAATGATGCTGGAGGATAACCGTGAGGAATTTTTGAAGGAAAAGGGACTTATATAG
- a CDS encoding nucleotide pyrophosphohydrolase: MDEFTINEMKEMQLILQEKYKDKWEGISVLAGRNKLLWMIGEIGEVIDIVKKHGDFEAAHQEDIRKDLIEELADVLMYYNDILLCYDISSEELKTAYKEKFERNMKRW; the protein is encoded by the coding sequence ATGGATGAATTTACGATCAATGAAATGAAAGAAATGCAGCTGATTTTGCAAGAGAAATATAAAGATAAATGGGAAGGTATTTCTGTTCTAGCAGGCAGGAACAAGCTGCTTTGGATGATTGGAGAAATAGGCGAAGTCATAGACATCGTAAAAAAGCATGGGGATTTTGAAGCGGCTCATCAGGAAGATATAAGAAAAGATCTAATTGAAGAATTAGCTGATGTTCTAATGTATTATAACGATATTTTGTTGTGTTATGATATATCTTCCGAAGAATTAAAGACAGCATATAAAGAAAAATTCGAAAGAAACATGAAACGCTGGTAA